CATATCACCTTGGCTACAACAGCAGCCGTTTTTGGATTGGTAACGTTATATTTGGGTTTTACCAAGCAATTTGCTAAGCATCGCAAGTGGGGGCCAGTTACTTCTATTATCTGGTTCGGTACAGCGATTACCGGTATAGCTGTCTACTTTTTGTTGTTTATCATTTATCCAGGTGGAGAGACATCAAGCTTATTCCGAACCATTTTGGGCTTCTAAGCAAAGAATAACATACCCATTCAAAAAGCAAGCAACAAGCCTCCAGATTTACTTTCAAGTGTACGCGGAGGCTTGTTGCTTATATTGTTCCACTACTCATAATAGGGAACCAGATTATTTGTACATGGACGAGTTATCTCTCTTGGTAATGACTAAGGACTAACGTGTACGAGCAAATGGATTTACTGGTGGAATGTAGTTAATTTCTTCATCAAAGGTAACATAATTTAGGTTTAGCATCAGAAGCAAATAACGCATACCGGTTTGCGGATCACTAAGGATGATATGATCTCGACCAGCAGTTTCGATGACTCCGCGGAAAATTTTTGCATTCCATTCGCTGTTATTTTCATAGGTCATATAGAAGGTACCGACTTTTCCTCGATTGAGACGTAAAATATTTTCTACGTATGATTCTTCGACTACTGGAAGGGGACCACCGGGTATAAAGCTCCCATTTGCATTCGGAGGCACGAGTTGCTGGGGCTGTTGCTGGATTTGTAGGTTAGGGCTTACCTGTGTAGGACCCATTTGTGCGGATGGTGTCTGCTGTTGTGGAGTAGGGTAACATGGATACATATAGCATTGTGGATAATAAGAAGTGGGCTCGAATTCTTGCTGAGCATAAGTATTATAATACATCTGGTTTTTCTCTCCTCTTTAATAAACTCTAGGGCAATCCTGAACGGTTGGTGCAAAGAAACAATGTGCCTTAAATCGTCCTGTGTTTCTCTGGTTGAACCAAGTGGGAGGGCAGCTACCTACCGGGCGAAAGAACCAAAGTCCGTTGCTTGCAGGATGTGTCCTTTCTCCATTAATTACGCGTTTGGCCAAACGTTTCTCTGATTCTCTAGCCATTTGATAGAAATACGGTTTTTGAACAGATTCATATCCGCCGGGACTTTGATATACCATTTGAGGGATGGTTCGTATGTTTTTAAAATCTAAGCAGTTGGCAAGGACACGGTTAACAGAAACATTTCCAACCATTAACATTCCAAGAGGTCCTTCTCCTTCAGCTTCTGCTCGAAGTAGCCTAGCTAGCATGTTAAGATCACTGGTGTTGTACTTAATAACAGCCATTCATTCACCTCCCCTTTATCTCTCCTCTTTCAATATATAAGTGTTTTCTTCGATAGGTGATTGTACAGTATAAAAAAACGAGTTTTTTTGAATTTTTAAGAAAAATCTATAAATAGAACAAAATGAATATTGTGTGGTAGGATACTTATGTGAAGGAAACAGTTATCAATCAAGGGGGGGCAATATGAGCAATCTTTTGAGAAAAAAATCAGTTACTGACTTATTGCAACAAGGTCAAAACAAATCATTAAACAAAACACTAACATCCTTTGATCTTTCTTTACTAGGCATTGGGGCAGTGCTAGGAACTGGTGTTATGGTACTTACAGGTATTGTAGCAGCTAGAGATGCTGGTCCTGCTGTTATTCTTTCGTTTATGATTGCTGCACTTGTTTGTGGTTTTGCTGCCTTTTGCTACTCAGAATTTGCTTCGACCATCCCGGTTTCTGGAAGCGCTTACACCTATACGTATGCAACACTAGGTGAATTTGTAGCGCATCTGATGGGATGGACATTATTATCTGTTTATTTTCTTACCACTTCAGCAGTTGCTGTTGGATGGTCTGCTTATTTTAATAATCTGCTGACTGGTTTTGGCTGGGGTTTGCCTGAACAGTTGGTCAGTACGCCGATGAGTGGCGGAATTATTAATCTACCGGCTGTTATCATTGTCTTACTAATCACTTTTGTATTATCTCGTGGAACAAAAGAAAGTAAGAAGTTTAACAACTTCATGGTATTAGTAAAGCTACTGGTGATCTTACTGTTTATCGCTGTAGGTGTATTTTATGTTAAGCCTGAAAATTGGAACCCATTCTTGCCGTATGGCGTTGAAGGAGTTTTTGCTGGAGCAGCAGCGGTATTCTTTGCGTTCCTAGGCTTTGATGCAGTATCAACCTCTGCAGAGGAGTGTAAAAACCCGCAAAAGGCTTTGCCAGTAGGGATTATCTCATCACTTGTTGTTTGTACGATCCTTTATGTTATTGTGTGTCTTATCATGACAGGCATCACTTCTTATAAGAACTTAGATGTACCTGAAGCAATGGCGTATGTCCTGGAGATTGTAGGTCAGGATACGGTAGCGGGAATCGTTGCTGTAGGAGCCGTTATTGGTATTATGGCAGTTATTTTTGCTTATGTATTTGCTGGCACTCGTGTAATCTTTGCGATGAGTCGCGATGGGCTACTTCCAAAACGCTTCTCTAGTGTTAATAAAACAGATACACCTGTATTTTCTACATGGCTAACAGGATTACTCAGTGGTGGAATTGCAGGATTTGTAGAAATTAAGGAACTATCTAATTTAGCAAATATCGGTGCGTTACTCACGTTTGCTATGGTTGCATTATCAGTTATCGTACTTCGTAAAACGCATCCAAATTTGGAGCGTGGCTTTAAGGTTCCATTAGTTCCGTTCATTCCTATCTTAACAATGGTATTCTGTGCGTTCCTCATGATTAATCTTCCAGGAGCAACCTGGATGTATTTTGCAATCTGGGTGGCCATCGGAACGGTTGTCTATTTTGTCTACTCTAAGAAACATAGTTTGCTAGAGAACGTGGGCTCTTCGGACGGATCTAAGAAAAAAAGGTAATTTGATAGGTAAAAATCATATTTTCATGTAAAGATAAGAACAAGTCACCAGTAGGGGATAGCTGGTGACTTGTTCTTTTTATATACTTCAAAACTATCAAACAACTTAGGAGAATGTGAATTTATAGATTTTTTGTAAGCGCTTTCATTTTCGGTTCTTACATGATACAATCAATGCGTGGATAAAGCTTCTACTTTTGAATTAATCATCAGAACTGTTTGAAACTATTTATGTTTAACTTACTGAGGAGGTCGAAACATGCGCATCGGTATTCCAAAGGAAATTAAAAACAATGAAAATCGAGTAGCTATGACACCAGCAGGAGCAATGAATTTGGTGAAGAATGGACATGAAATCTTCATCGAAACATCCGCAGGGTTTGGCTCTGGATTTACTGATGAACAATTTGTAGCAGCTGGGGCTAAAATCGTCCAGACTGCACAAGAAGCTTGGGGAATGGACATGGTTATGAAAGTTAAGGAACCATTGCCTTCCGAATATCAATATTTCCGTGAAGGACTTATTCTGTTCACATACTTACATTTAGCTCCAGAACCAGAATTAACGAAAGCGTTAGTTGATAATAAAGTTATAGGGATCGCTTATGAAACCGTTCAACTGAGCAATGGCTCACTTCCGTTGTTAACTCCTATGTCAGAGGTTGCAGGGCGCATGTCTACCCAAATCGGCGCTCAGTTCCTGGAAAAACAGGAAGGCGGTAAAGGTATTCTCCTCGGCGGTGTGCCAGGGGTCCAACGTGGCAAAGTAACCATTGTTGGCGGAGGAGTAGCCGGTACTAATGCGGCGAAAATGGCAGTAGGTTTAGGTGCTGATGTTACCATTATCGACCTAAATCCTGATCGCTTGCGTCAAATAGAAGATATTTTTGGACATAGCGTAAAAACCCTGATGTCCAATCCCTTTAATATTGCACATGCCGTACAGGAATCTGATCTAGTGATTGGGGCTGTTCTTATTCCAGGAGCAAAAGCACCAAAATTGGTTTCAGAGGAAATGGTTAAATCCATGCAACCAGGCTCGGTTCTAGTAGATATTGCGATTGACCAAGGCGGTATTTTTGAAACAACCGATCGTATCACTACTCATGATAACCCAACGTATGAAAAACATGGTGTAGTGCATTATGCGGTGGCTAATATGCCTGGCGCTGTTCCACGCACATCTACGTTTGCTTTGACAAACGTGACGGTTCCATATGCGGTGCAAATCGCCAATAAAGGCTATCAAAAGGCATGCTTAGAAAACCCTGCATTACTAAAAGGTATAAATACATTGAATGGACATGTAACATATCAGGCTGTTGCACAAGCATTGGGCTATGAGTCTGTAGATGCGAAGGAATTGCTAGAGCAGCAAAGCTAAAAAGCATAGAGTTGATATAAAAAGGGCTATCGTACATCGTAGAAGATGGATAGCCCTTTTTGGTGTGGTTCTTATTGTTTGTCTTATTGTTTGAGAGTTTCGTATTTTACAATCATCGCTGAACAAAAAGTCATCTCGACCAAAGGACTCTACTTTGAATGTAGGAGCCTCAAGGGCCAGGATAGCGATTAAAACCTTTACTTTTTAGCAGCACGTCGCTTTCTTATTTGCATAAAGATCAGCCAGCCTACGGCAAGTAGAACAGCTACAATTAAAAGAGAAACATCCATATACTCATCAATTAACAATTTTGCTTGCTTTCCATATAAATGGAAGATTAAACCGATGAGAAAAAATTTAAAACCTCGACCAATAACAGCATAAACCATTAGTTTTTTGAAGGAGAAGCCGAGTACACCAGATAGGATGGTAAATACCTTAAAAGGAATAGGTGTAAATGAGCCAATGATAATGGCAGCATCACCGTTTTTAGTCATTTGTTCTGTAGCGAGACTGATCCATTTTTCCGGAACGATTTTGTCCATCAGCGGTTTACCAAACAGTTTACCGAGAATAAAGCCGCATGGTGCCCCCAGTAGAGAGCCGATGAAAGCAAAGAGAGCATATTCAATAGCAAGTGAAGGCTCCAATAGACTCATTGCAATTTGTAAAAAGAATGGGGGAAACGGCAAGATGATTGAATCTAGAAAGGAGAGTGTAAATAATCCCCACGCTCCGTATTGCTGAAAGATTTCATTGATTTGGTCAAGCATCGTAGTCTCCTTTATGTATAAAGTCGATTTTTCTTGTAGTCAAGGATCGAACAAAATTCGTACTTATTTAGATGTATGGTCGTCCAGTCTGGGATATGACAAGTTCGACCAATATTATAGCATGCTACAAGGTTATACGCACACTTGGGCAAAAAGGATTCAGTTTTTTCTCAATCTACACAGATAGTTGACGTTCTCAAACTTCTCTACTACTATTAAGATAAAAATTTTGAGAATTCCGAGGGATTGCATATGAAAGATATTGGTTCTGGAGTCATAATTTTCTATTCGCCAGATGGAAAGCGTCAAGAGCTTAAAGGAGAAATTGTAGTACGAGGGGATCGTGTCTCCGTAACGGAAATCATTCGCTTCAATGGTCAGCCGAATGGTGCACGTGAAATTAATTTACCTCTAGCAAACTGTGTCATTTATTGGGAACCGGAAGTTTACGAAGAGATTGGCTACGAATAGCACTATACTTCTAGCGTAGGCAGGAATTTAATTTTATGATAGGATGAAAGGTGGAATATGCACAGGATAGGAGGAATTCCTCTTGATTGATCATATATTGGACAAAGCTCTTCGTGGCGAGCGACTTCAATTAGAGGATGGTTTAGCCCTTTTTGCTTCTGATGAAATTGAGAAAATAGGTCATGCAGCGAATCAGATCATGCAAAAGTGGCATCCTGAACCGATCACGACCTTTGTCATCGGACGGAATATCAACTATTCCAATGTCTGTGATACCTATTGCCGTTTTTGCGCCTTTTATCGCCCGCCTGGCTCGAAGGAAGGCTATGTTCTTCCAAAAGAAACAATTTTCGAAAAGATTCAAGAAACAGTTGATGTTGGCGGAACAGAAATTTTAATGCAGGGTGGTACGAATCCTGATTTAAAACTATCCTATTTTACGGAATTGCTACGCGAGATTAAACAGCGCTTCCCGACCATTACGATGCACTCTTTATCTACAGCCGAGGTAGCTAAAATGGCTGAGGTCTCCAATGTATCAGTTGAAGAGGCCCTAAGACAGCTAAAAGAAGCTGGTCTAGATTCTTTGCCAGGAGCAGGCGGAGAAATTCTGGATAATCGGACACGTAAAAAGATTTCGCGTTTAAAAGGAACCTGGGAGCAGTGGGTGGATATCCAAAAAGCAGCCCACCGAGCAGGTCTGCCTGGAACGGCTACGATGGTTATCGGTTTTGGTGAAGAAATGGAAGAACGAGTGTTATCTTTGCTGCGCATTCGTGATGCTCAGGATGAGACAAATGGATTTAAGGCATTTATTGTCTGGACCTTCCAGCCTGATAATACCAACATGAAAGCTACGAAAAACACTCCAGAAGAGTATCTAAAAACATTGGCGATCAGCCGTTTGATGCTGGATAACATACCTAACTTTCAATCCTCCTGGGTAACAATGGGACCTGAGATCGGTAAACTGTCCTTGTCTTATGGAGCTAATGATTTTGGCTCGACTATGATGGAAGAGAATGTTGTATCAGCAGCGAAATGTGCTTACAAGGTAAATACAAACAAAATCCTAGAGTTAATCCGTGAAGCGGGAAAAATTCCTGCTCAACGCAATACCGCCTATGAAACTCTACGCGTGTTTCAAGAGAGCGAATGGGCAGAGACGGATTTTGTTATGCAAAATTAATGAGTATAGAGAATCGAATGAAAGCTGGCTTATTGATAGGTAATCGTCAGCTGAATTGATACAAAATGATAGAGAAAACTCGTCTTTTTATAGGACGGGTTTTTTGTATATGAAGATTGTATGACGTTTTAAAGCGTTTTCATGCTGGGAATATTCATATTTTTCATTCATTTATCTCGTAGATTAGAATAAACAAAATCGTTCTCCAGATTGTCAAAAAAAGGCCTGTTTTTTAGCCTAATTTAACATAAAAATGGAAATAAAAGGTCTTGATTATTTAGTTAGGAATGTTAGAATGATGGCGTAATGATATTTGTGTAATTTTTCACATGCGTGTGGAGAAAAAGGGAGGAGAAAGAAAATGAAAAAACTTTCACTGATGATGGCAAGTGTATTAGCAGTTTCTATGCTAGCAGGATGCGGTGCTGCTACACAACCTGCTCCTGACAAGAAAACAGAAACAGCCGCCCCGGCTAATGCAACGGATAAAAAAATGGCGGATGGCGTGTATTACGCTCAACAAAAAAATGCTGATGCGGATTGGAACTATGCAGTTGTACTGGATGTAAAGGATGGAAAAATTACCAATGTGAACTGGACTGGGATCAGTAAAGATGCGGGACCAGATAAAAAAACAGTATCTAAAGATGGCAAATATGGCATGAAGGAAAAAGCAAAAGCTCAAGCTGAGTGGCATGAACAAGCCGAAAAAGTAGAAAAATTCTTGATAGAAAAACAAGATCCAGCAGCAATTACAGTGGATAACGAGGGAAAAACTGATGCCGTTTCAGGTGTATCTATTAAGATAAATGACTTTACTGCTTTGGTAACGGAAGCATTAGCGGCAGGTCCACAACAACCAGGTCCTTATAAAGACGGTGCATACCATGCGGAACAGCCAGAATTTGAAAAAGATTGGAAATATACAGCGGACTTTACTGTGCTAAATGGTAAAATTGTTGCCGCGAACTGGAATGCAATCAACGAAAAAGGTGAAGCAGACAAGAAAACCCAGTCTAAAGAAGGCAAGTATGGCATGAAGGAAAAAGCAAAAGCACAGGCTGAGTGGCATGAGCAAGCAGCAAAAGTAGAACAGGCTCTAATTGAAAAACAAGACCCAGCGGCAATTACAGTAAATAATGAAGGCAAAACAGATGCGGTTTCAGGTGTATCTATTAAAGTAAACGATTTCGTGAAATTAGCCGAAGAGGCTCTAAAAGACGCGAAAAAATAAGGCAATTATGCATAGGGGGATTACCATTGCTGGTGAAAATCGTCAACGGGTAATTATCTATGGAAATGAGAGGACATGCTATGAAAAAAATAATTGTACTAGGCGGAGGTTACGGTGGTGTCCTGACAGCGAAAAAGCTGGCAAGCAAATTTAAAAAAGATACCGACGTCCAGATTACATTAATAGACCGTAAGCCATTCCACACTCTTCTAACGGAATTACATGAAGTAGCGGCTAATCGTGTTGAAGAGGACTCCATAAAAGTTGACCTGAAAAAGATTTTTGCAAAACGGAAGGTTGATGTGGTGCTTGATGAAATTTCCACGATCGACTTTGCTAGCAAAAAATTAGTGTCCGAGAATAGCACCTACGAATATGATTACCTAGTAATGGGGACAGGCTGTAAGCCATCCTTCTTTGGAATCCCTGGTGCAGAGCAGAATGCGTTTTCCCTTTGGTCCTTCGAGGATGCTGTTCACCTACGCGAGCAAATTCGCAGTATGTTTATTAACGCTTCAAAAGAAACGAATAAGCAAAAGCGTCAGGATATGTTGAGCTTTGTGGTAGTCGGTGCTGGTTTTACTGGCATTGAGATGGTGGGGGAATTGGCGGAATTCCGAGATGAATTATGCAAAACCTACGCAATAGAGCCATCTGAAGTACAACTACACGTTGCTGATATGGCACCAAAAATCTTACCCATTTTGCCTGACAAGCTCATTCAGAAGGCAGAGCGACATTTACATAAGCTAAACGTTAACATTATTACAAAAAGTAAAATTACGGGTGTTTCTCCAGATGGAGTTGAGTTGGGCGAGAGAGGATTGCTTCGCTCTAAAACAGTTGTCTGGACAGCAGGTGTCGAAGGCTCTGACCTATTGGAAAAGGTCGAATTAGAACAAAAGGGTCGCAAGCGTATCGTGGTTAATGATAAGCTACAGAGCCCTGAGCATAACAATGTGTATGTCGTAGGGGACAACATTTTCTTTATTCCAGAAGGTGAAGAGCGCCCTGTACCCCAAATGGTAGAGAATGCTGAGCATTCAGCTCCAATCGTTGCCCATAACATCTATGTAGATGTGAAAGGTGGTACACACAAGTCCTACAAGCCTACATTCCATGGCTGTATGGTATGTATCGGTAGCCGCTATGGTGTAGCTAGTGTAGGAGTGCCAGGAAAAATGTTCTTGATGAGCG
The nucleotide sequence above comes from Brevibacillus laterosporus LMG 15441. Encoded proteins:
- the gerQ gene encoding spore coat protein GerQ: MYYNTYAQQEFEPTSYYPQCYMYPCYPTPQQQTPSAQMGPTQVSPNLQIQQQPQQLVPPNANGSFIPGGPLPVVEESYVENILRLNRGKVGTFYMTYENNSEWNAKIFRGVIETAGRDHIILSDPQTGMRYLLLMLNLNYVTFDEEINYIPPVNPFARTR
- a CDS encoding cell wall hydrolase, producing MAVIKYNTSDLNMLARLLRAEAEGEGPLGMLMVGNVSVNRVLANCLDFKNIRTIPQMVYQSPGGYESVQKPYFYQMARESEKRLAKRVINGERTHPASNGLWFFRPVGSCPPTWFNQRNTGRFKAHCFFAPTVQDCPRVY
- a CDS encoding amino acid permease; its protein translation is MSNLLRKKSVTDLLQQGQNKSLNKTLTSFDLSLLGIGAVLGTGVMVLTGIVAARDAGPAVILSFMIAALVCGFAAFCYSEFASTIPVSGSAYTYTYATLGEFVAHLMGWTLLSVYFLTTSAVAVGWSAYFNNLLTGFGWGLPEQLVSTPMSGGIINLPAVIIVLLITFVLSRGTKESKKFNNFMVLVKLLVILLFIAVGVFYVKPENWNPFLPYGVEGVFAGAAAVFFAFLGFDAVSTSAEECKNPQKALPVGIISSLVVCTILYVIVCLIMTGITSYKNLDVPEAMAYVLEIVGQDTVAGIVAVGAVIGIMAVIFAYVFAGTRVIFAMSRDGLLPKRFSSVNKTDTPVFSTWLTGLLSGGIAGFVEIKELSNLANIGALLTFAMVALSVIVLRKTHPNLERGFKVPLVPFIPILTMVFCAFLMINLPGATWMYFAIWVAIGTVVYFVYSKKHSLLENVGSSDGSKKKR
- the ald gene encoding alanine dehydrogenase; the protein is MRIGIPKEIKNNENRVAMTPAGAMNLVKNGHEIFIETSAGFGSGFTDEQFVAAGAKIVQTAQEAWGMDMVMKVKEPLPSEYQYFREGLILFTYLHLAPEPELTKALVDNKVIGIAYETVQLSNGSLPLLTPMSEVAGRMSTQIGAQFLEKQEGGKGILLGGVPGVQRGKVTIVGGGVAGTNAAKMAVGLGADVTIIDLNPDRLRQIEDIFGHSVKTLMSNPFNIAHAVQESDLVIGAVLIPGAKAPKLVSEEMVKSMQPGSVLVDIAIDQGGIFETTDRITTHDNPTYEKHGVVHYAVANMPGAVPRTSTFALTNVTVPYAVQIANKGYQKACLENPALLKGINTLNGHVTYQAVAQALGYESVDAKELLEQQS
- a CDS encoding YqaA family protein, giving the protein MLDQINEIFQQYGAWGLFTLSFLDSIILPFPPFFLQIAMSLLEPSLAIEYALFAFIGSLLGAPCGFILGKLFGKPLMDKIVPEKWISLATEQMTKNGDAAIIIGSFTPIPFKVFTILSGVLGFSFKKLMVYAVIGRGFKFFLIGLIFHLYGKQAKLLIDEYMDVSLLIVAVLLAVGWLIFMQIRKRRAAKK
- the mqnC gene encoding cyclic dehypoxanthinyl futalosine synthase; its protein translation is MIDHILDKALRGERLQLEDGLALFASDEIEKIGHAANQIMQKWHPEPITTFVIGRNINYSNVCDTYCRFCAFYRPPGSKEGYVLPKETIFEKIQETVDVGGTEILMQGGTNPDLKLSYFTELLREIKQRFPTITMHSLSTAEVAKMAEVSNVSVEEALRQLKEAGLDSLPGAGGEILDNRTRKKISRLKGTWEQWVDIQKAAHRAGLPGTATMVIGFGEEMEERVLSLLRIRDAQDETNGFKAFIVWTFQPDNTNMKATKNTPEEYLKTLAISRLMLDNIPNFQSSWVTMGPEIGKLSLSYGANDFGSTMMEENVVSAAKCAYKVNTNKILELIREAGKIPAQRNTAYETLRVFQESEWAETDFVMQN
- a CDS encoding FMN-binding protein, which translates into the protein MKKLSLMMASVLAVSMLAGCGAATQPAPDKKTETAAPANATDKKMADGVYYAQQKNADADWNYAVVLDVKDGKITNVNWTGISKDAGPDKKTVSKDGKYGMKEKAKAQAEWHEQAEKVEKFLIEKQDPAAITVDNEGKTDAVSGVSIKINDFTALVTEALAAGPQQPGPYKDGAYHAEQPEFEKDWKYTADFTVLNGKIVAANWNAINEKGEADKKTQSKEGKYGMKEKAKAQAEWHEQAAKVEQALIEKQDPAAITVNNEGKTDAVSGVSIKVNDFVKLAEEALKDAKK
- a CDS encoding FAD-dependent oxidoreductase, with translation MKKIIVLGGGYGGVLTAKKLASKFKKDTDVQITLIDRKPFHTLLTELHEVAANRVEEDSIKVDLKKIFAKRKVDVVLDEISTIDFASKKLVSENSTYEYDYLVMGTGCKPSFFGIPGAEQNAFSLWSFEDAVHLREQIRSMFINASKETNKQKRQDMLSFVVVGAGFTGIEMVGELAEFRDELCKTYAIEPSEVQLHVADMAPKILPILPDKLIQKAERHLHKLNVNIITKSKITGVSPDGVELGERGLLRSKTVVWTAGVEGSDLLEKVELEQKGRKRIVVNDKLQSPEHNNVYVVGDNIFFIPEGEERPVPQMVENAEHSAPIVAHNIYVDVKGGTHKSYKPTFHGCMVCIGSRYGVASVGVPGKMFLMSGFMAMFVKHFINMVYLVQICGFNKVWSYLMHEIFHVNNRRSFLGGHFSKRSPNFWLVPLRVLVGSMWLSEGLAKMNKVLKDPTNIFLIPPSPKAVDGITSASQAVQDVAQTVDTSSAASAVATAKEAVQALPVPGFIDSMVKGSMDMFFYNADGSYTALASVFQTMMVFAEVIFGVLLIIGLFTAISSIATVCMGLMIWSSGMAPYEMLWYLGGGIALIGGSGSTLGLDYYVLPQLKKVWKKIPFVKRWYLYVD